The window GAATGCGATCAGGCGATTGGCGCCTTGCTGGTGGATTTGAAGCAGCGCGGGCTATTGGATGAGACGCTGGTGCTGTGGTGCGGCGAGTTTGGCCGCACGCCGACGGTGGAGTTGCCGCAAACGGGGGCCAACGCCGGCAAGGTGAATGGCCGTGACCACAACCACTATGGCTTTACAGCCTGGTTGGCGGGCGGGGGCGTCAAGCCGGGATTTGTCTACGGCGCCACCGACGAATTTGGTTTCCAGGCGGTCGAAAATCGTGTGCATGTCCATGACCTGCACGCAACCATGCTGCACCTGGCGGGGTTTGACCACACGCGGCTGACGTACCGCTACGCGGGACGCGATTTCCGGCTGACTGACGTGCATGGCGAAGTGGTTCACGACCTGATCGCGTAGCCGAGCGCGCCTGCGCACTTGAACCCCCCCTGCGGATAGTGCGGCGGTTGTGCTAACATCGAAGCCGCCGCTGGTAAAGCAATGGGCGCCGATGGGTGGCCGACTGCGGCGAGCATTTCCACTATGTGATCCAGGGCGTCATGGCAGAACTCGCATTGCTGGGCGGCAAGAAGTCCAAGACGAAACCGTTCCCACAGTGGCCGATCTTCGACGATCGCGAGCGTCAGGCCGTGCTGGATGTTTTGGAGAGCCGGGTGTGGTGGCGCACACCGGGAACGCGAACGCTGCGGTTTGAGCAGGAGTTCGCGCAGTTTCACGGCGCCAAGCACGGCATCGCCATCACCAACGGCACGCACGCGCTAGAGGTGGTGATCGCGGCGTTGGGGATTCGCTCGGGCGACGAGGTGATCGTGCCGAACAGCACCTTCGTGGCCACCGCCAGTTCGGTGTTGTTCGCGGGGGCGATGCCGGTGCTGGTGGACATCGACGAGGGAACACAGTGCGTCGATCCGGCATTGGTCGAGGCGGCGATCACGCCGCGGACCAAGGCGATCATCGCGGTGCATATGGGAGGGCACCCGGCCGATCTGGATCGGCTGACCGAGATTGCCAGCCGTCACGGACTGGCGTTGGTTGAAGACTGCGCGCACGCGCACGCCAGCCAGTGGCGCGGGCGCTGCGTGGGCAATTATGGCATTGCCGGCACGTTCAGCTTTCAACAGAGCAAGCTGATGACGGCAGGGGAGGGGGGGATCATCGTCACCAACGATGACGAGTTCGAACGCAAGGCGCGCAGCGCGCACGATTGCGGCCGCTTGCCGGGCGAGTGGTTTTACGCGCACTTCTCCTACGGATCGAATTACCGCTTGAGCGAGTGGCAAGGCGCCATGCTGAGCGCACAGCTCACACGCCTCGACGAGCAGACCGCGCGCCGGCATGGCAACGCCAAAATCCTGGATCGGCTGCTGGCCGAGATCCCGGGCATCACGCCGCAGAAGCTCGATCCGCGCTGCACGCGCAATGGCCATTACGCGTACATTTACTATTACGACGCCGCGCAGTTTGCCGGCGTGCCGACCAAGCGGTTTATCGAGGCGATGAACGCCGAGGGGATTCCGAACCAGGCCGCCTATCCGCCGATTCACCGGCTCGACATGTTCCAAAACGGTTCGTACCGCGTTCGACTGTGCGGGGCGCAAGCCGAGGAGGAGCACGCGTTTCTCAAGGGGCCGTTCCCCGTCACCGAGCGGGCGAGTTGGCAATGCTATTGGGTTCCGCAATACGCGCTACTGGGGGACGAGGCGGACATGGCGGAGATCGCGGCGGCGATTCGTAAGATTCAGGCCAACGCTCGGGAGTTGCTATAGCGCGGCCCGTGCAGCCATGCGGCAATGTAGGTAATATCAGTAGGGTCGCCCCTGCCCATTGGCCGCGCCGCGGCCGAACGATGGGACGAAACCGCTGACGGGAATCGGCCTTGGCTCGACCATTTCGATTTTATGTCAAGAAGCGCGGCGCGCGGCGCACCGATTCGGCGCTGGTGGGTTACGTGGCGCAGGCGATGTTGTTCGTCGGCCTGCTGCTGACCGGTGCGCTGTTTGGCGCCTATCTGTTGGCGACGCTGATCATCCCTGAATGGCGCGTCAACCAGTACTTTCGCGAGACGAAGTGCGTGGTACTGAGCAAGCGCTTGCTGGAGCTTGCGCGGCACGACGGCACGGTGGTATATCGCCCAGAGTTCCAGTTTGTCTACGACGTGGAGGGGGTTAGGCATCAGGCGCGCGCCTACGACATAACGCGGCAAGTTTCGGAGAGTCGGGATGAGCCGCTGCGCACATTGAACCTGTTCAACGAAGGGGGGAGTTACCCTTGCTGGTACTCGCCCGATGATCCGGCGGTGGCGGTGCTCACGCGCGGCTACACCTGGTGGAGTTGGTTGCTGCTATTGGTTCCGCTGGCGTTTGTGGTGGTGGGAGGGGGCGGCGCCGCGTATGCGCTGGTGAACTGGGGCAAGTCGGCGGAACGGCGGGCCGTCATGGCGCAGCAAATACCGGGAGAGCTGTTCGAGCCGCGCGAGTCGCCTGACCATGATTTTCCGGGCGTGCCACGGTTAGCGACCTGGATGGATAGTCCCGGGACGCGACTAGCATATCGCCTGGCTGCGGATGTGCGCCCCTTGTGGGCGCTGGGAGTCATGCTGGGGGTGGCGCTCGTCGTCAGCGCGGTGGCGCTGGTTTTGGCGATGGGCCTGTTGGGCGGCGGCCTGACCGGACTCGATTGGCTGTCGCTGTTGTTCGTGTTGCTTTGGTTTGGGGGTGGCATCGCCACGGCGGTGTTTGCCGTGCGGCGATTGTGGCGAGCATCGCTGGCGGAGCCCACAATCTTGGAGATTTCCGCGCATCCGCTTGCGCCGGGCCAGAACTACGAGTTGTTTTTGTCGCAACCGGGGCGCCGAGCGCTCAAGCGGCTTGCACTCGATCTGGTGTGCGACGAGCGGGCCACCTTTCAGCACGGCACCAACACGCGCCGGGAATCCCGCCGCGTGGTGGAGAGCCGCATTGCCTCGCAAGAAGGGGCGGAACTAGCGCAGCAGACGCCGTTTAGCTCGAGCTTTACATTGGCGCTGCCCGCGCACGCCATGCACTCATTTCGATCGGCGCATAACGCGATCG is drawn from Pirellulales bacterium and contains these coding sequences:
- a CDS encoding DegT/DnrJ/EryC1/StrS family aminotransferase — encoded protein: MAELALLGGKKSKTKPFPQWPIFDDRERQAVLDVLESRVWWRTPGTRTLRFEQEFAQFHGAKHGIAITNGTHALEVVIAALGIRSGDEVIVPNSTFVATASSVLFAGAMPVLVDIDEGTQCVDPALVEAAITPRTKAIIAVHMGGHPADLDRLTEIASRHGLALVEDCAHAHASQWRGRCVGNYGIAGTFSFQQSKLMTAGEGGIIVTNDDEFERKARSAHDCGRLPGEWFYAHFSYGSNYRLSEWQGAMLSAQLTRLDEQTARRHGNAKILDRLLAEIPGITPQKLDPRCTRNGHYAYIYYYDAAQFAGVPTKRFIEAMNAEGIPNQAAYPPIHRLDMFQNGSYRVRLCGAQAEEEHAFLKGPFPVTERASWQCYWVPQYALLGDEADMAEIAAAIRKIQANARELL
- a CDS encoding DUF3592 domain-containing protein, with protein sequence MARPFRFYVKKRGARRTDSALVGYVAQAMLFVGLLLTGALFGAYLLATLIIPEWRVNQYFRETKCVVLSKRLLELARHDGTVVYRPEFQFVYDVEGVRHQARAYDITRQVSESRDEPLRTLNLFNEGGSYPCWYSPDDPAVAVLTRGYTWWSWLLLLVPLAFVVVGGGGAAYALVNWGKSAERRAVMAQQIPGELFEPRESPDHDFPGVPRLATWMDSPGTRLAYRLAADVRPLWALGVMLGVALVVSAVALVLAMGLLGGGLTGLDWLSLLFVLLWFGGGIATAVFAVRRLWRASLAEPTILEISAHPLAPGQNYELFLSQPGRRALKRLALDLVCDERATFQHGTNTRRESRRVVESRIASQEGAELAQQTPFSSSFTLALPAHAMHSFRSAHNAIEWKILVRGESGSRTFERKFPVIVIPEGSSTG